The Kitasatospora albolonga nucleotide sequence GTCCTGGGGCGTCGTGCGGAACACGCCGGGCGTCACCGGCTTCGTGGGCAACGCCTACGACCCGTACCCGCTGACCCTGGACGAGATCGTCAAGATGCTCGCCCCGGAGGCCGAGGAGAAGGCCGCCCGCGAGGCCGCTGAGGCCGAGGGCAAGCCCGCTCCGTCCCGCAAGGTCGAGGTCCAGGTGCTGGACTTCGAGGTGGGCGACGCGGTCACCGTCACCGACGGTCCGTTCGCCACCCTCCAGGCCACGATCAACGAGATCAACGCCGACTCGAAGAAGGTCAAGGGCCTCGTCGAGATCTTCGGCCGCGAGACCCCGGTCGAGCTCAGCTTCGACCAGATCCAGAAGAACTAGCGGCTCCGCCGCTCTCTGGACACATGCCTACCCAGCAGGTCAGAAGGGCTTCGCGGCCCTTCTGACCTGCTTGGTTTTTGGTCGCACAGCTATACCCGTTATCGTTGTGCGGTATGCCTCCATCCGGATGACCGGAATCGGCGGCGAAACACTCTCACTAGGACCCGGAGAGAGCAATGCCTCCCAAGAAGAAGAAGGTCACGGGGCTTATCAAGCTCCAGATCAACGCCGGTGCGGCGAACCCGGCCCCGCCGGTCGGCCCCGCGCTCGGTCAGCACGGCGTCAACATCATGGAGTTCTGCAAGGCCTACAACGCCGCGACCGAGTCGCAGCGTGGCATGGTCGTGCCGGTGGAGATCACGGTCTACGAGGACCGTTCCTTCACCTTCGTCACGAAGACTCCGCCGGCCGCCAAGCTGATCCTCAAGGCCGCGGGTGTGGACAAGGGCTCCGGCGAGCCGCACAAGACCAAGGTCGCCAAGCTGACGGCCGCCCAGGTCCGCGAGATCGCCACGACGAAGCTCCCCGACCTGAACGCCAATGACCTCGACGCCGCGTCGAAGATCATTGCCGGTACCGCCCGTTCCATGGGCATCACGGTCGAAGGCTGATTCAGCCCCGTAGCCCCCCAGTGGTAGGACCAAGCGCTGGTCCGCACCACGACTCCACACTCTGAAACCACAGGAGTAGAAGTGAAGCGCAGCAAGAACCTCCGCGCTGCGGACGCCAAGATCGACCGGGAGCGCCTGTACGCCCCCCTCGAGGCCGTCCGTCTCGCCAAGGAGACCGCCTCCACGAAGTTCGACGGCACCGTCGAGGTCGCCTTCCGCCTGGGTGTCGACCCGCGCAAGGCCGACCAGATGGTCCGCGGCACCGTGAACCTCCCGCACGGCACCGGCAAGACCGCCCGGGTCCTGGTCTTCGCGACCGGTGACCGTGCTGCGGCCGCGGAAGCCGCCGGAGCCGACATCGTCGGCGCCGACGAGCTCATCGACGAGGTGGCCAAGGGACGTCTGGACTTCGACGCCGTCGTCGCCACCCCGGACCTCATGGGCAAGGTCGGCCGCCTGGGCCGCGTGCTCGGTCCGCGTGGTCTGATGCCGAACCCGAAGACCGGCACCGTCACCCCCGATGTCGCCAAGGCTGTCAACGACATCAAGGGCGGAAAGATCGAGTTCCGCGTCGACAAGCACTC carries:
- a CDS encoding 50S ribosomal protein L11; the protein is MPPKKKKVTGLIKLQINAGAANPAPPVGPALGQHGVNIMEFCKAYNAATESQRGMVVPVEITVYEDRSFTFVTKTPPAAKLILKAAGVDKGSGEPHKTKVAKLTAAQVREIATTKLPDLNANDLDAASKIIAGTARSMGITVEG
- a CDS encoding 50S ribosomal protein L1: MKRSKNLRAADAKIDRERLYAPLEAVRLAKETASTKFDGTVEVAFRLGVDPRKADQMVRGTVNLPHGTGKTARVLVFATGDRAAAAEAAGADIVGADELIDEVAKGRLDFDAVVATPDLMGKVGRLGRVLGPRGLMPNPKTGTVTPDVAKAVNDIKGGKIEFRVDKHSNLHFIIGKVSFDETKLVENYAAALDEVLRLKPSAAKGRYIKKAALATTMGPGIPLDANRTRNLLVEEDPAAV